A genome region from Rhodohalobacter mucosus includes the following:
- a CDS encoding 3-isopropylmalate dehydratase: protein MTTKSAHIAGKAFVLGKNVDTDQIIPAAHLVYSLTDPEERKLYGKYALSGVPSSESGLPNGNIPFINGDACESEYSIIVASDNFGCGSSREHAPACLEIAGIKAIISPSYARIFYRNSVDGGFLTPYESVGDLSEAVQTGDELEIDPAIPALVNHTQNTSHRLKPLGSVADIVNAGGIFAYARETGMVPK, encoded by the coding sequence ATGACAACCAAATCAGCGCACATTGCAGGAAAAGCATTTGTACTCGGTAAAAACGTCGATACCGACCAGATAATACCGGCTGCCCATCTGGTCTACAGCCTCACCGACCCCGAAGAGCGTAAACTGTATGGAAAGTATGCACTGTCCGGAGTACCATCCTCCGAATCAGGTTTACCCAATGGCAACATACCTTTCATAAACGGGGATGCATGTGAAAGTGAATACAGCATAATCGTGGCAAGCGACAACTTCGGATGTGGCTCCTCGCGTGAACATGCTCCGGCCTGTCTCGAAATTGCAGGCATTAAAGCCATCATATCACCCTCATATGCCCGGATATTTTATCGTAATTCAGTTGATGGAGGGTTTCTCACTCCATACGAAAGCGTTGGGGATCTGAGTGAAGCTGTACAAACCGGCGATGAACTTGAAATTGACCCCGCAATTCCTGCTCTTGTCAATCATACGCAGAATACATCTCATCGATTGAAACCCTTGGGAAGTGTGGCGGATATTGTAAACGCGGGGGGTATTTTCGCATATGCCAGGGAAACGGGAATGGTCCCGAAATAA
- a CDS encoding 2-isopropylmalate synthase, with protein sequence MNNHITIFDTTLRDGEQSPGYSMNRSEKLSLALQLERLGADVIEAGFPIASDGDFQTVREIGKTIKTSSVAALCRTRQEDLDRAVAALEFAAKPRVHTFIATSDIHMKYKLKLNRDQVLESAVKAVEFAKTHYDDVEFSAEDASRSDPEFLIDIFTAVIEAGATTINIPDTVGYALPWEFGELIRTMKKRIPNIQKAVISVHCHNDLGLAVANSLAAAQNGARQIECTINGIGERAGNASLEEVVMAMETRKNNMDFTTSVNTREIYPSSQLLTQITGKRVQLNKAIVGENAFAHEAGIHQHGVLNNPLCYEIMTPESVGLTSNKIVIGKHSGRFALRKKLESMGYMLSNEKLNRAYDKITRLADEKKTVNDHDLISVMSGMNDTAEKHGRLASSG encoded by the coding sequence ATGAACAATCACATCACCATCTTCGATACCACACTCCGCGATGGAGAACAGAGCCCCGGCTACAGTATGAATCGCAGCGAAAAGCTGAGTCTCGCCCTGCAGCTGGAACGACTGGGTGCTGATGTGATTGAGGCCGGATTTCCCATAGCTTCCGACGGTGATTTTCAAACCGTTCGGGAAATTGGGAAAACAATCAAAACCAGTTCCGTGGCTGCACTCTGCCGGACCCGGCAGGAGGACCTTGACCGCGCCGTTGCTGCCCTTGAGTTTGCCGCAAAACCGCGTGTTCACACATTTATCGCTACCAGCGATATACACATGAAGTATAAGTTGAAACTAAACCGTGATCAGGTACTGGAATCGGCTGTGAAAGCCGTAGAGTTCGCAAAAACTCACTACGACGATGTAGAGTTTTCGGCTGAGGACGCCTCGCGCAGCGACCCTGAATTTTTGATCGATATCTTTACGGCTGTCATTGAGGCCGGAGCCACTACCATCAATATTCCAGACACCGTCGGGTATGCGCTTCCATGGGAGTTCGGTGAATTGATCCGGACTATGAAAAAACGCATTCCCAACATTCAAAAAGCGGTAATCAGCGTGCACTGTCATAATGATCTTGGACTGGCCGTTGCTAACTCACTGGCAGCCGCTCAAAACGGGGCACGGCAAATAGAATGCACCATTAACGGAATTGGCGAAAGGGCTGGAAATGCCTCTCTTGAAGAAGTGGTGATGGCCATGGAAACCAGGAAAAACAATATGGATTTCACCACATCGGTCAACACCAGAGAAATCTATCCGTCCAGCCAGCTTCTTACACAGATTACGGGCAAACGTGTGCAACTCAACAAAGCCATTGTAGGTGAAAACGCATTTGCCCACGAAGCCGGCATCCATCAGCACGGGGTACTCAATAATCCGCTTTGCTATGAGATTATGACCCCTGAATCTGTAGGATTAACCAGCAATAAAATTGTAATCGGTAAACACTCCGGACGCTTTGCTCTCAGAAAAAAACTGGAGAGTATGGGCTACATGCTCAGTAATGAGAAACTGAACCGTGCTTATGATAAAATAACCCGGCTGGCCGACGAAAAGAAAACCGTGAATGACCACGACCTGATTTCAGTGATGTCGGGCATGAACGACACGGCTGAAAAACATGGACGGCTGGCATCTTCGGGCTGA
- the cimA gene encoding citramalate synthase, which produces MPKPIRIFDTTLRDGTQGEHISFSAEDKFRIAKRLDEFGIHYIEGGWPGSNPKDMAFFEKAKKHTFRHAKVVAFGSTCRAGNSPEEDTNLRALIQVETPAVSVFGKTWLLHVEEALNITPEENLKIISGSVNHLKAHNKEVIYDAEHFFDGYRHDPDYAIRTLLAAECSGADVLVLCDTNGGTLPHEISGIVHEVKKHVSAPIGIHAHNDCELAVANTLAAVQAGANHVQGTVNGYGERCGNANLCSVIPNLQLKMGHHCVSGQNLPQLSTLMKFVGELANLVPDSKQPYVGKSAFAHKGGVHVSAVMKNAATYEHIAPEKVGNRRRVLISDLSGKSNLSYKSEELGFHFDKQSEESTAIVQKLKTLENEGFRYEAAEASFELLVKHMTGQAPDYFDLEGFRVIVEQNAKGESRSEATIKVRVNGQVELSAAEGNGPVHALDAALRRALCEFYPEISAMSLRDYKVRVLNEKKGTGAKVRVLIDSAAGDNGWGTVGVSENIIDASWQALSEGVTYFLMNNSSKPKKIKPINDGKILTS; this is translated from the coding sequence ATGCCCAAACCTATCCGGATATTCGACACCACCCTTCGCGACGGCACGCAGGGTGAGCACATCTCCTTCTCGGCTGAGGATAAATTCCGTATTGCAAAACGCCTTGATGAATTTGGCATTCACTACATCGAGGGCGGATGGCCGGGATCTAATCCCAAGGACATGGCATTTTTTGAGAAAGCGAAGAAACATACGTTCCGGCATGCTAAAGTGGTTGCATTTGGAAGTACCTGCCGTGCAGGAAATAGCCCTGAAGAGGACACCAACCTTCGCGCCCTGATACAGGTAGAAACGCCCGCCGTCTCAGTATTCGGAAAAACCTGGCTCCTGCATGTTGAAGAGGCCCTGAACATTACTCCGGAAGAAAACCTGAAGATAATATCAGGGTCGGTGAATCACCTCAAAGCGCACAACAAGGAAGTCATCTATGATGCCGAGCACTTTTTTGACGGATACAGGCATGATCCTGATTATGCTATCCGAACGCTTTTGGCAGCAGAATGTTCAGGAGCCGACGTTCTGGTACTCTGTGATACAAATGGCGGCACGCTTCCCCACGAAATTTCCGGTATTGTGCATGAAGTAAAAAAGCACGTCTCTGCACCAATCGGCATTCATGCACATAACGACTGTGAACTGGCTGTTGCCAACACGCTCGCAGCGGTACAAGCAGGCGCGAATCATGTACAGGGAACCGTCAACGGGTATGGCGAACGATGCGGAAATGCCAATCTCTGTTCTGTGATTCCCAATCTGCAGCTCAAAATGGGCCATCACTGTGTTTCCGGGCAAAATTTACCCCAGCTCTCAACCCTTATGAAATTTGTTGGTGAACTCGCCAATCTTGTACCCGACAGCAAACAGCCTTATGTGGGTAAAAGTGCATTCGCTCACAAAGGGGGGGTCCACGTGAGTGCCGTGATGAAAAATGCTGCAACCTATGAGCACATTGCCCCCGAAAAGGTGGGCAATCGGCGGCGGGTGCTCATATCCGATCTGTCGGGCAAAAGTAATCTCAGCTACAAATCGGAGGAACTCGGATTTCATTTCGACAAACAGTCTGAGGAGAGTACAGCCATTGTACAAAAGCTGAAGACTCTTGAAAACGAAGGTTTCCGGTATGAGGCAGCAGAGGCCTCCTTTGAGCTTTTGGTGAAGCATATGACGGGTCAGGCTCCCGACTACTTTGACCTTGAAGGGTTTCGGGTCATCGTGGAACAAAATGCCAAAGGTGAATCGCGATCTGAAGCCACAATCAAGGTGCGCGTAAATGGGCAGGTGGAACTTAGTGCCGCCGAAGGCAACGGCCCGGTTCACGCCCTTGACGCTGCTCTTCGAAGAGCGCTTTGTGAGTTCTATCCGGAGATCTCAGCAATGTCGCTGAGAGACTATAAAGTACGGGTGCTGAACGAAAAGAAAGGAACCGGTGCAAAAGTACGCGTGCTGATCGACTCTGCGGCCGGCGATAACGGATGGGGGACGGTTGGAGTATCCGAAAATATTATCGATGCAAGCTGGCAGGCACTATCGGAGGGAGTTACCTACTTCCTTATGAATAACAGCAGCAAACCGAAAAAAATCAAACCTATTAACGATGGCAAAATTCTGACAAGCTAA
- a CDS encoding amidohydrolase family protein, with the protein MKDPVYRSLLVLTTLFVTLFFLSCTNPEAEGLTVYTGATVWTGTGEEPLQNAAVEVRDGKIVEVYSLDEKKPPRGAAVVLADEKYIIPGLINAHGHLAVARDAVDTGPSAASTDNVLYQLRLYARYGITYVVSLGDEPIHAFLVRDTVTPEEGKMARFKLAGTVLDPSTPEDVESQLEKLVQLNPDWVKIRVDDELGTAEKMSPETYRTVIESAHELDLPVAVHIVTLEDAKNVVEAGADLVAHSVRNAPVDNELIDLMLENNVCITPTLTREVSTYIYAERPPFFDDPFFLKEVPEWVVERLQVAEVQDFFKGPEADFFRDALPLAERNMMALHDAGVKIAMGTDSGPPARFQGYFEHMEMEMMEAAGMSPEEVLTSATRYAAQCTGIIEEAGTLEPGKSADFLILEQNPLESIRNLRSIEEVYVGGIKVEM; encoded by the coding sequence ATGAAAGATCCTGTATACAGATCATTACTTGTTCTGACAACACTCTTTGTTACCCTCTTTTTTCTGTCGTGTACAAATCCGGAGGCAGAGGGGCTGACCGTCTATACCGGTGCAACCGTATGGACCGGTACCGGAGAAGAACCTCTTCAGAATGCAGCCGTGGAAGTGCGTGACGGCAAAATTGTGGAGGTCTACAGCCTCGACGAAAAAAAACCGCCCCGGGGGGCAGCGGTTGTTTTGGCCGATGAAAAATATATCATCCCGGGCCTGATAAATGCTCATGGACATCTTGCCGTTGCCAGAGACGCAGTGGATACGGGCCCTTCTGCAGCCAGTACAGACAATGTTCTTTATCAGCTCCGTCTTTATGCACGGTATGGAATCACCTATGTAGTGAGCCTTGGCGATGAGCCGATACACGCCTTTCTTGTTCGTGACACGGTAACACCGGAAGAAGGAAAAATGGCTCGTTTTAAACTTGCAGGCACTGTCCTTGATCCTTCAACACCCGAAGATGTCGAAAGCCAGCTTGAAAAACTGGTGCAGCTAAATCCCGATTGGGTAAAAATACGGGTGGATGACGAACTTGGCACGGCAGAGAAGATGTCACCCGAAACCTACCGAACCGTGATAGAATCTGCGCATGAACTGGATCTTCCCGTTGCAGTTCATATCGTTACCCTCGAAGATGCCAAAAATGTGGTGGAAGCGGGTGCTGACCTCGTTGCCCACAGTGTACGAAATGCCCCCGTCGACAACGAGCTGATCGATCTGATGCTGGAAAACAATGTCTGCATCACCCCAACACTCACCCGTGAAGTTTCTACGTATATCTACGCAGAAAGGCCTCCCTTTTTTGACGATCCTTTTTTCCTGAAAGAGGTGCCGGAATGGGTTGTGGAGCGGCTCCAGGTGGCTGAGGTTCAGGACTTTTTCAAAGGACCCGAAGCCGATTTTTTCCGGGATGCCCTGCCCCTCGCCGAGCGCAATATGATGGCCCTTCACGATGCAGGTGTCAAAATAGCGATGGGTACCGACAGCGGCCCTCCGGCACGCTTCCAGGGTTATTTTGAGCACATGGAAATGGAGATGATGGAGGCCGCAGGCATGAGCCCTGAAGAGGTGCTAACCTCCGCCACGCGATATGCTGCACAGTGCACCGGCATAATCGAAGAGGCTGGAACATTGGAACCCGGAAAATCTGCCGACTTTCTGATCCTCGAACAAAACCCGCTCGAATCGATCCGCAATCTGCGATCAATAGAAGAGGTATATGTTGGCGGAATAAAGGTAGAGATGTAG
- a CDS encoding 3-isopropylmalate dehydratase large subunit encodes MGMTLTEKILARHSGREHVNPGDTVWVDVDVLMTHDVCGPPAISIFQREFGENARVWDREKLVIIPDHYIFTNDKFANRNVDILRAFAAEQDLPHFYDVGTDRYKGVCHVALPEEGFTRPGEVLFGTDSHTCTAGAFGQFATGIGNTDAAFIMGTGKLWVKVPETMRFVFGGASLPPYLMAKDIILRIIGDIGVDGATYRTMEFAGEGVKAMTMEDRMTLTNMAIEAGGKNGVVEPDQITEKYVKARTDKLYEPVYSDPDAHYHSEYFYNLEEMVPMVAKPHSPDNKATAEELEGVKLDRAYIGSCTGGKLSDFRAAAGIIRGNKLKIDTYIVPATTEIARGLETETLLGTPLIEIFREAGCKIGNASCAACLGGPSDTFGRLNQEEVCISTTNRNYPGRMGSKAARVYLASPYTVAASAVTGVITDPRVFIQETVI; translated from the coding sequence ATGGGAATGACACTGACTGAGAAAATTCTTGCCAGACACAGCGGACGCGAACACGTAAACCCGGGCGATACGGTTTGGGTTGATGTAGATGTTCTGATGACGCACGATGTATGCGGACCGCCGGCTATCTCGATATTTCAGCGCGAATTCGGTGAAAACGCAAGGGTTTGGGACAGGGAAAAACTGGTCATTATTCCTGATCACTATATCTTTACAAACGATAAGTTCGCTAACCGAAATGTAGATATTCTGCGTGCCTTTGCCGCTGAACAGGATTTGCCTCATTTTTATGATGTTGGAACCGACCGGTACAAAGGTGTCTGCCATGTTGCACTGCCTGAAGAGGGATTTACTCGTCCCGGAGAGGTTCTTTTCGGCACGGATTCCCACACGTGTACTGCAGGTGCGTTCGGACAGTTTGCCACCGGAATAGGAAATACGGACGCCGCTTTCATCATGGGTACCGGCAAACTGTGGGTAAAAGTGCCTGAAACGATGCGTTTTGTATTCGGGGGGGCATCGCTCCCGCCTTACCTGATGGCAAAAGATATCATACTCCGGATCATCGGCGATATTGGTGTGGATGGAGCCACCTATCGAACCATGGAGTTTGCTGGTGAGGGTGTAAAAGCGATGACCATGGAGGACCGCATGACACTCACAAACATGGCCATCGAGGCCGGCGGAAAAAACGGTGTTGTGGAACCCGATCAAATCACGGAAAAATATGTAAAGGCGCGAACCGACAAACTATATGAGCCCGTTTACAGCGACCCCGATGCACATTATCACAGTGAGTACTTCTACAATCTTGAAGAGATGGTGCCCATGGTGGCCAAACCCCATAGTCCGGACAATAAGGCAACGGCCGAAGAGCTTGAGGGCGTCAAGCTCGACCGGGCTTACATCGGGTCGTGCACAGGAGGAAAGCTGTCTGACTTCAGGGCAGCGGCCGGTATTATCCGTGGCAACAAGCTGAAAATAGACACCTATATCGTTCCGGCAACGACCGAAATCGCACGCGGACTTGAAACCGAAACACTTCTCGGAACCCCGCTTATTGAAATATTCCGGGAAGCCGGATGCAAAATCGGAAATGCGTCCTGTGCAGCATGTCTGGGTGGTCCATCCGACACGTTTGGCAGATTAAACCAGGAGGAGGTCTGTATTTCAACTACCAACCGCAACTACCCCGGGCGCATGGGATCCAAGGCAGCCAGGGTTTATCTGGCGTCTCCCTACACTGTTGCAGCGTCTGCCGTTACCGGTGTAATTACTGACCCTCGGGTATTTATTCAGGAGACGGTGATATGA
- the leuB gene encoding 3-isopropylmalate dehydrogenase — protein MKKTIITLPGDGIGPEVTDVAVNVLKAACLPFDVEIETIERNFGGSGYDIDGVPVTKETLELCKKHKSVLLGAVGGPKWENLSSELRPEAALLALRRELGVYANLRPIRVHSALAGASALKEEIISGTDILIVRELTGGIYFGEPRFTVEENGDTFSVDTMKYSRNEVRRIARKAFEAAMLRSKKVCSVDKANVLESSRLWRNSVEEIGAEFPEVELTHMLVDNCAMQLIRNPKQFDVILTGNLFGDIISDEAAMLTGSIGMLPSASLGNGNGLYEPVHGSAPDIAGTGAANPLAAVASAALLCRYSLQLKEASEDIERAVQAVLNQGYRTEDIFRGRSGTKLVGTHEMGDKLIRNLKAHTYAD, from the coding sequence ATCAAAAAAACCATTATTACCCTTCCTGGCGACGGGATCGGTCCTGAAGTAACTGACGTAGCCGTGAATGTTTTGAAAGCTGCCTGCCTCCCCTTCGATGTTGAAATTGAAACCATCGAAAGAAATTTCGGCGGATCCGGTTACGACATTGACGGTGTGCCCGTAACAAAAGAAACGCTTGAGCTGTGTAAAAAACATAAATCCGTACTTCTGGGTGCAGTAGGTGGTCCGAAATGGGAAAATCTGAGCTCTGAATTGCGGCCCGAAGCGGCATTATTGGCTCTACGCAGAGAATTGGGGGTTTATGCAAACCTTCGCCCGATACGTGTACATTCTGCACTCGCAGGTGCATCCGCCCTCAAGGAAGAGATTATATCGGGTACGGATATCCTCATCGTTCGTGAACTTACAGGTGGCATCTATTTTGGCGAACCCAGGTTTACCGTTGAAGAGAACGGCGACACGTTTTCTGTCGATACAATGAAATATTCACGTAACGAAGTGCGGCGAATCGCCCGGAAAGCCTTTGAAGCTGCTATGTTGCGCAGCAAAAAAGTCTGTTCCGTAGATAAAGCCAATGTACTTGAAAGCTCCAGATTATGGCGAAATTCCGTTGAAGAAATCGGGGCTGAGTTTCCTGAAGTGGAACTGACTCATATGCTTGTTGATAACTGTGCCATGCAGCTCATCAGAAATCCAAAGCAGTTCGATGTGATTTTAACGGGCAACCTCTTTGGTGACATCATCAGTGACGAGGCTGCAATGCTCACCGGATCTATCGGTATGCTGCCCTCAGCCAGCCTTGGCAATGGCAACGGTTTGTACGAACCCGTGCATGGATCAGCTCCCGATATTGCAGGCACGGGAGCAGCAAATCCGCTTGCAGCCGTGGCATCAGCGGCCCTCCTTTGCCGGTATTCACTTCAGCTGAAAGAGGCTTCCGAGGATATAGAAAGAGCTGTTCAGGCTGTGCTTAATCAGGGATACCGTACGGAAGATATTTTTCGCGGCAGATCCGGCACAAAGCTTGTAGGCACTCATGAAATGGGCGATAAACTGATCCGCAATTTAAAGGCTCACACATATGCAGACTAA
- a CDS encoding OsmC family protein, producing the protein MKITIQRLNNDVHMEAVNEDGVSVNMDGTPDIGGKNLGFRPMQMLLAAAGGCSTIDIIGILKKQRQELDDIRVEITGERISLGDYTEFKTIHLHYILTGKLDKKKVERAIDLSLNKYCSVTKTLEKTATVTSSFEIED; encoded by the coding sequence ATGAAGATTACAATTCAGCGACTAAACAACGATGTTCATATGGAAGCCGTCAACGAAGACGGAGTTTCAGTCAATATGGACGGTACGCCGGATATCGGGGGTAAAAACCTGGGGTTTCGTCCAATGCAGATGCTTCTTGCAGCAGCGGGGGGCTGTTCCACTATCGACATTATCGGTATCCTGAAAAAACAGCGCCAGGAACTGGACGATATAAGAGTTGAAATTACCGGTGAACGGATATCGCTGGGAGACTACACAGAGTTTAAAACGATTCACCTTCACTATATCCTCACCGGCAAACTGGATAAGAAAAAAGTAGAACGGGCAATTGATTTGTCTCTGAACAAATATTGCTCGGTAACGAAAACACTCGAAAAAACAGCAACGGTTACCTCCAGCTTTGAGATCGAGGACTAA